Proteins encoded together in one Pseudomonas sp. Seg1 window:
- the ureC gene encoding urease subunit alpha, whose translation MKISRQAYADMFGPTVGDKVRLADTELWIEVEKDFTTYGEEVKFGGGKVIRDGQGQSQLLAAEVVDTLITNALIIDHWGIVKADVGLKDGRIAAIGKAGNPDVQPGVSIAIGASTEVIAGEGMILTAGGIDTHIHFICPQQIEEALMSGVTTMIGGGTGPATGTNATTCTSGPWHLARMLQAADAFPMNIGLTGKGNASLPEPLIEQVKAGAIGLKLHEDWGTTPASIDNCLSVADQYDVQVAIHTDTLNESGFVETTLGAFKGRTIHTYHTEGAGGGHAPDIIKACGFPNVLPSSTNPTRPFTRNTIDEHLDMLMVCHHLDPSIAEDVAFAESRIRRETIAAEDILHDLGAFSMISSDSQAMGRVGEVITRTWQTADKMKKQRGPLPQDGEGNDNFRAKRYIAKYTINPAITHGISHEVGSIEVGKWADLVLWRPAFFGVKPTLILKGGAIAASLMGDANASIPTPQPVHYRPMFASYGGSLHATSLTFISQAAQEAGLPQALGLKKKIAVVKGCREVQKTDLIHNDYLPNIDVDPQTYQVKADGVLLWCEPAETLPMAQRYFLF comes from the coding sequence ATGAAAATCTCCAGACAAGCCTACGCCGACATGTTCGGCCCCACCGTCGGCGACAAGGTGCGCCTGGCCGACACCGAACTGTGGATCGAAGTTGAAAAAGACTTCACCACCTACGGCGAAGAAGTGAAATTCGGCGGCGGCAAAGTGATCCGCGACGGTCAGGGCCAAAGCCAGTTGCTGGCCGCCGAAGTCGTCGACACGCTGATCACCAACGCTTTGATCATCGACCACTGGGGCATCGTCAAAGCCGACGTCGGTCTCAAGGACGGGCGCATCGCCGCCATCGGCAAGGCCGGTAATCCGGACGTGCAGCCCGGCGTGAGCATCGCCATCGGCGCCAGCACCGAAGTGATCGCCGGTGAAGGCATGATCCTCACCGCCGGCGGCATCGACACGCACATCCACTTCATTTGCCCGCAGCAGATCGAAGAAGCGCTGATGAGCGGCGTCACCACCATGATCGGCGGCGGCACCGGGCCTGCCACCGGCACCAACGCAACGACGTGCACTTCCGGGCCATGGCACCTGGCGCGCATGCTGCAGGCCGCCGATGCCTTCCCGATGAACATCGGCCTTACCGGCAAGGGCAACGCCAGTTTGCCGGAGCCGTTGATCGAGCAGGTCAAGGCCGGCGCCATCGGCCTCAAGCTGCACGAAGACTGGGGCACCACGCCGGCGAGCATCGACAACTGCCTGAGCGTCGCCGACCAGTACGACGTGCAGGTGGCGATCCACACCGACACCCTCAACGAATCCGGTTTTGTCGAGACCACCCTCGGCGCGTTCAAGGGCCGCACCATCCACACCTATCACACCGAAGGGGCCGGCGGCGGTCATGCGCCGGACATCATCAAGGCCTGCGGTTTCCCCAACGTATTGCCGAGTTCGACCAACCCGACCCGACCGTTCACTCGCAACACCATCGACGAACACCTCGACATGCTGATGGTCTGCCACCACCTCGACCCGAGCATTGCCGAAGACGTCGCGTTTGCCGAAAGCCGCATCCGCCGCGAAACGATTGCCGCCGAAGACATCCTCCACGATCTCGGCGCGTTCTCGATGATCAGCTCCGACAGCCAGGCCATGGGCCGCGTCGGCGAAGTCATCACGCGCACCTGGCAGACCGCCGACAAGATGAAAAAGCAGCGCGGCCCGCTGCCGCAGGACGGCGAAGGCAACGACAACTTCCGCGCCAAACGCTACATCGCCAAATACACGATCAACCCAGCCATCACCCACGGCATCAGCCATGAAGTCGGTTCGATCGAAGTGGGTAAGTGGGCGGATCTGGTGCTCTGGCGTCCAGCGTTCTTCGGCGTCAAACCGACGTTGATTCTCAAGGGTGGCGCCATTGCGGCGAGCTTGATGGGTGACGCCAATGCCTCGATTCCAACGCCGCAACCGGTGCATTACCGCCCGATGTTCGCCAGCTATGGTGGCTCGTTGCATGCGACCAGCCTGACCTTCATCAGCCAGGCGGCGCAGGAAGCCGGATTGCCGCAAGCTCTGGGGCTGAAGAAGAAAATCGCCGTGGTCAAAGGTTGCCGCGAGGTGCAGAA